GCAACGTGCAGCTGCGCATGCACCATGGGCGGCCGGTGGCTTTCGAGATCAATGTACGGTTCAGCGGCACGACGCCGATGCGCGCGCGGTTCGGCTTCAACGAGGTCGAGGCCGCCCTGCGGCATTATGTGCTGGGCGAAGCGGTGACGCTGCCGCGAATCACGGAAGGCACGGCCGTGCGCTACTGGAACGAGCTGTATATCTCGCAGCAGGCCTTTGACGGGCTGGCAAGAGATGGCAAGCTGGACGATCCGCACGCCTATCCGACGACGCTGGAAGACTATGGCATTTGAGCGCATTTACCACCGAGACACAGAGAACACAGAGCAGAACGGGAGACGGATAATTTCTGCTGTGTGCACGCCGGATAGGGTTTTGTTATGCGTATTCTAGTCACGGGCGGGTCGGGGTTCGTGGGGTCGTCGGTTATCCGCCGGCTGTCGGGGAGCCATACGGTCGTGGGCCTGAGCAGGCGGCCCACACCCAGCGCGCACGAGTCGATCCAGCACGATCTGAGCGTCCCTGGAATCGCGGCGATTCTGGCTTCGGTCGCCCCGTGCGAGGTGGTCATCCATGCGGCGGCGCGGATCGATATGACTCCGTTCAACGCCGAGGTGGTGGCGACAAACACCGTGGGCGCGCTGAATGTCGCGGCGCTGGCCGCCGAGTGGAACGCCTATGTGATCTACCTGTCGAGCATCCAGGTCATTGGCCGCCCGCAAGAGACCCCGATTACAGAAGACCATCCGACCCACCCTTTGACGACATACCACGCGACGAAGCTGTTCGGTGAACATATGATGGCTGCCAGCGTGCCGGAGTCATGTTCGCTGCGCCTCACGGCCCCGGTCGGAACGGGAATGCCGTCCACAAGAATCCTGCCGACATTCGTCCGACGGGCCGCGACCGGCGAAGGGCTGAAGCTGGCTGGCGGAGGCGGACGCCGCCAGGATTACGTGCGCGCCGACGACATCGCGGAAGCTGTGGCGGCGTGTATCGAACGGCGCCCGCGCGGCGTGTACAACCTTGGCGCCGGGCTGAGCCTCAGCAATCTTGAGCTGGCCCGACTGTGCATCGAAACGCTCGGTTCGTGGTCGGAGATCACGTTCAGCGACCGTCCCGACCCGGAGGAGGACGCACGCTGGGAAGTCTCGATAGA
This DNA window, taken from Candidatus Flexicrinis proximus, encodes the following:
- a CDS encoding NAD(P)-dependent oxidoreductase; the encoded protein is MRILVTGGSGFVGSSVIRRLSGSHTVVGLSRRPTPSAHESIQHDLSVPGIAAILASVAPCEVVIHAAARIDMTPFNAEVVATNTVGALNVAALAAEWNAYVIYLSSIQVIGRPQETPITEDHPTHPLTTYHATKLFGEHMMAASVPESCSLRLTAPVGTGMPSTRILPTFVRRAATGEGLKLAGGGGRRQDYVRADDIAEAVAACIERRPRGVYNLGAGLSLSNLELARLCIETLGSWSEITFSDRPDPEEDARWEVSIEKARDAFGYSPHSDLREVIRALAEQA